The Chelonia mydas isolate rCheMyd1 chromosome 1, rCheMyd1.pri.v2, whole genome shotgun sequence nucleotide sequence AACTGAGTAAAGACTTTGGGATCCagctgtgtgttaatgcacaggCACGGTTACATCCTCCTGCTGCAATGTGGGGCTCTGGCTATAAACGGGGGTGGTGGGGACTGTTACCTGACTTTAATGTGCTGGAAAGCACGGAGGTGGTAAGGCTCCTCACTAGAATAAGTATAAGAATTTTTCAACATGGGCAAGACATAATGTCTCCTAGCATCATTCGAGAATTTGGCTAAATCGTTATGCCTGAAGCTTTCAAAATGCAATTCATCCagaagcagacacccagcatgggaaatttcagtccaaatggttaatgtttggcaaacttataagcaactgaaaattagATCTTCTAATTGAAGGAATGAGACAGCCTTAACTAACTGTGGTGCCACAAAACCATCTACAATGGCCAATCCATGTGTGAATGCCATTCAGCGAAGCTCTTTGCTCAAACAGTGTCTGTGACAAGGAATTCCTCAGGCCAAATATGTACTTTGTAAACAGTTTTCTTTAGCAGTGTTATACGTTCAAACTTTCAATGCACCTGAAGTTTTCCATGTTCATTTGTTATGAAAACACAGTGAATATAAATGCCAGATCTACTTTGTTTAttgaaacaagaaaaggaggacttgtggcaccttagagactaaccaatttattgagcataagctttcgtgagctacagctcacttcatcggatgcataaaagtggaaaatgcagtgaggatgtttttatacacacagatcatgaaaaaatgggtgtttatctcttcaaaaggttttctctcccccaccctattctcctgctggtaatattcaggggataccatcacagggcctaataacatcagccacactatcagaggctcgttcacctgcacatacaccaatgtgatatatgccatcatgtgccagcaatgcccctctgccatgtacatgggtcaaactggacagtctctacgtaaaagaataaatggacacaaatcagatgtcaagaattataacattcataaaccagtcagagaacacttcaatctctctggtcacgcgattacagacatgaaagttgtgatattacaacagaaaaacttcaaaaccagagtccagcgagagactgctgaattggaattcatttgcaaattgaatacaattaacttaggcttgaatagagactgggagtggctaagtcattatgcaagataacctatttccccttgttttttcctaccccctttcctcccccctgtTCATCAGACGTTCTTgtaaaaccctggatttgtgctggaaatggcccaccttaattatcatacacattgtaaggagagtgatcactttacataagctattaccagcaggagagtgggggggagagaaaacctggatttgtgctggaaatggcccaccttgattttcatacacattgtaaggagagtgatcactttagataaggtattaccagcaggaggggggggggggggggagaaaaccttttgaagtgataaacacccattttttcatgatctgtgagtataaaaacatcctcactgcattttccacttttatgcatccgatgcagtgagctgtaggtcacaaaagcttatgctcaaataaattggttagtctctaaggtgccacaagtcctccttttctttttgcgaatacagactaacacggctgctactctgaaacctttgtttattGATAGATTCACAGGGTATAAGGCCATTtgatcatccagcctgacctcctgtataacacaggccattcaatttcacccagttacctgtGAACTGAGATCCATGTCTTCTCTGTGGCTAaggcctggtcttcactaggCTTTTATTTCAAGGAATCATGGAGGCGCAGGGTGAGAAGGAATCGCAGGGGTCATCtcctctaaccccctgccaagatgcaaggtttgttgggtctaaaccatccCTTACAGATGGCTATTTTGCCTCCTTTTCAAAACCTCCCCCAAAGGAGCTTACACAAGCTCCCGACGCTTCTGTTCCAATGTTCTCCTGTTCTTAGACTTTGGCAGTTTATCTGAGATTTAACCTAAATCTGGAAAGCTGTGTGAAGGGCGACCGATCTGCTTCACCAATGAGAACAGCCTCCAGTTGTCTCATATTACCATTTTCTCTCCATACAGGCATTTGTACTGCGACCATCCCCCTAGAGGCTGggcacatacaggaagtcagtgggacgTACGGTACCTGCAGGAGCACACCgttctgcctcagagttggaAACCTTCTCCCcaactccatgtcagattccaacacaaccaaCTTCACCAATCCCTCCACCTTCAttctgctgggcattcctggcctggaggcggcccatgtctggatctccatccccttctgcaccatgtatgcaatagccatcttggggaacttcaccatcctgttcattgtgAAGAGAGAGCcaagcctccatgggcccatgtactatttcctctgcatgctggccgtCACCGACCTGGTCCTCTCTACGACCATCTTCCCAAAAATgttgagcatcttctggttcaattccagggagatcaatttcagtgcctgccttacccagatgtacttcattcactgcttctcagCGATGGAGTCTGGGATCTTTGCGGCCATGGCTCtggatcgctacgtggccatctgccatcccctgaggCATTCTACCATCCTGACAAACCCCATCGTGGCCAAGATTGGCCTGGCCATGGTGCTACGCTGTGGGATGCTCGCACTGCCCTATCCCTTCCTGGCGAGGCaatggccatattgcagaaccaacatcatccctCAGCACTTATGCTTGCACATGGCCGTGGTGAATCTGGCCTGTGCCGACATCCGCGTCAGTAGTTACTACGGACTCTTTGTGCAATTCAGTGTGATGGGTCTGGATGGGATTTTTATTGTCGTGTCCTAtatccagatcctcagggccatcttcagcctccccacaaaggatgctCGGAtcaagacttttgggacctgTGGCTCCCACCTCTTTGTCATTTTAACCTTTTACGTCCCACGTCTCTTCATCTCCCTCCTGTACCGGTTTGGCCAGAATGTGGCTCTGAATTTCCACGTTCTCCTTTCCAGAGTTTACCTCTTCAtgccccccatgctaaaccccatcatctatggggtAAGGACCAAACAGATCTGGGACAGGCTGCTCCAGCTCTTTACTCATGAAAGGGCGTAATGAGTTTCTCCTCAGGCTCTGACTCTCAGATTGAGCTACGTGCAGACCTGGCTGGTTATATGGTGCTGGaccctcttccctgaatcactgaCTGGACAGTGAAAGCGATATTTAATCCTTTCATGGccttactgtgctgtgtcagcGTGACAAACGGAGGAATCGGTCTGtgtacaatttattaattcatAGGGTTCCCACCTTACTAATTGCTGATAACTGGACCCCTGAGGCCCCGTGCCCTGCCCTGCTGtacccccaaggccctgccccacctcttttccACAATGCCCCTCCTCTGTTCctatctcctctcctccccaaccccatccactCCTGGTTCATttacactcccctccccacccccagctgggctccctctgctccaggaagCCAGGAATCCTTAAAAAAGCAGCTGAGGTTGGGAGCAGTGTTGTGCTGCAGGCTGGGCGAGACTGTGCATCTTACAGCTTGTGGGCCCTAAAGCTCAgccacagacccctgagggaagaGACCATTGTGTGGCTTTTTTCTTTAGCTTTCAGCTCCCTGTTGTTCCTAATTCCTGGAGGCCTCAAtggggatgggctgggagccCTTTGCCCTGAGCCGGGGCTTACGGCCAGGGCAAGGGATCAGCTTTGAAGCTCAGTGGACAACAGGCTGTGAGTGGTGGAAGGAGAAGCCCCTGTGTTAGTTGGGAAGGCAGGATGCTCAGAAGAGGCCAGGGTGGGTTCGGTAGCTCACAGGGAGGGAGATAAACAGCAAGCCTTCCATTAGCCAGGTATTTACACACTGTACACTGCCACCTTCTCTGGAACTACAGGGCACCCGTtgcccaggggctgaagctgagTCTAACGTGAGCTCTGCAGGATGCTTTTCATCACTACATCTAGAAGCTCTTTAAGCTAGGGAGCATTATCCCCATGTCATGGATGGATTTAGACACGCAGCGATAACCTGAtttacccaaggccacacaatGAGACAGTGGCAGAGCGGGAATAGGAACTCGGAGCCCTGACCCTCCCCCTCAGCACCATTTCTCTGGTCATGAATGAAtacgtggcagagctggg carries:
- the LOC119565154 gene encoding olfactory receptor 52R1-like, with the protein product MSDSNTTNFTNPSTFILLGIPGLEAAHVWISIPFCTMYAIAILGNFTILFIVKREPSLHGPMYYFLCMLAVTDLVLSTTIFPKMLSIFWFNSREINFSACLTQMYFIHCFSAMESGIFAAMALDRYVAICHPLRHSTILTNPIVAKIGLAMVLRCGMLALPYPFLARQWPYCRTNIIPQHLCLHMAVVNLACADIRVSSYYGLFVQFSVMGLDGIFIVVSYIQILRAIFSLPTKDARIKTFGTCGSHLFVILTFYVPRLFISLLYRFGQNVALNFHVLLSRVYLFMPPMLNPIIYGVRTKQIWDRLLQLFTHERA